The following are encoded in a window of Sphingobium sp. AP49 genomic DNA:
- a CDS encoding ParD-like family protein — MGIVNIEDELHEQLRKASKASYRSINAQAAFWIRIGMLCELSPEMTFQQIVIRELKAAGVEPAAAGVALE; from the coding sequence ATGGGTATCGTCAACATAGAGGACGAACTGCACGAGCAACTGCGCAAGGCGAGCAAGGCCTCCTATCGCTCGATCAACGCCCAGGCGGCCTTCTGGATCAGGATCGGCATGCTCTGCGAGCTGAGTCCGGAAATGACCTTCCAGCAGATCGTCATCCGCGAACTCAAGGCAGCGGGTGTCGAACCGGCCGCCGCCGGGGTGGCGCTCGAATGA
- the groES gene encoding co-chaperone GroES codes for MAFRPLHDRVLVRRIEAEAKTAGGIIIPDTAKEKPQEGEIVSVGTGSKAEDGKVTPLDVKAGDRVLFGKWSGTEVKVDGEDLLIMKESDILGVVA; via the coding sequence ATGGCATTCCGTCCGTTGCATGACCGCGTTCTCGTTCGCCGCATTGAAGCGGAAGCGAAGACGGCCGGTGGCATCATCATCCCCGACACCGCCAAGGAAAAGCCGCAGGAAGGCGAAATCGTTTCTGTCGGCACCGGCTCGAAGGCCGAAGACGGCAAGGTTACCCCGCTGGACGTCAAGGCCGGCGATCGCGTGCTGTTCGGCAAGTGGTCGGGCACCGAAGTCAAGGTCGACGGTGAAGACCTGCTGATCATGAAGGAAAGCGATATCCTGGGCGTCGTCGCCTAA
- a CDS encoding EAL domain-containing protein, which yields MSRFIRHLSAVLRARFAPRTQQSAEVQDSLVKALYASPASLLSGAISGGSLSIVIAWQAAAMPMNIIAGLVLLVGISRSISAVYFQRQLAHKDGPARPIWGIAYEMGAWIYAALLGLQALATLVITKDATLHVLAVGMVASYAGGISGRNAGRVHVAVGQTCFTMLPTSIGLIIAGGLGYVILGILCFLMIFAMAEITKTTHRIVLEALQGKHEKTNLAIKFERLARFDSLTGVENRMAMHMRLRDLFEHRMSDRDEMAVLWMDLDRFKEINDTLGHIVGDQLLCQVAERLTRALDSRGHVARFGGDEFVLICPGAGRFQAETIAADIARVLGGDFEVGGHHLTVTASMGIAIAPEDGCDGDELLQHADLALYKAKHAGRNRHARFDWSMKERQNRTYDLETGLRGALANGELQLHYQPIFDTETGRITICEALMRWQHPELGWISPAEFIPIAESSALIEPMTNWALERACRDAMLWHEDIRVAVNISPALIKTDGLPRSVISALLGSGLKARRLELEVTESIFLEDDRRTHLILGELRRIGLRLALDDFGTGYSSLGSLRTHEFDTIKVDQSFMRGVDENPRDRAIAQSVAHLARALDVETVAEGIETEEQLRYAREIGFTNVQGFVLSRPIPLEELLVLIRQSRADVVDMAAVIRQRRLA from the coding sequence GTGTCACGCTTCATTCGCCATTTGAGCGCAGTCCTGCGCGCGCGCTTCGCGCCCCGCACCCAGCAGAGCGCTGAGGTGCAGGACAGCCTCGTCAAGGCGCTATATGCCTCCCCCGCATCGCTACTTTCCGGTGCGATTTCAGGCGGTTCTTTGAGTATCGTTATCGCCTGGCAGGCCGCTGCCATGCCGATGAACATCATCGCCGGCCTGGTCCTGCTGGTGGGAATCAGTCGATCGATCTCGGCAGTCTATTTTCAGCGGCAACTTGCCCACAAGGACGGCCCTGCCAGGCCGATCTGGGGCATCGCCTATGAGATGGGCGCGTGGATTTATGCTGCGCTGCTCGGGCTTCAGGCGCTGGCGACGCTGGTCATCACGAAGGATGCGACCCTGCATGTGCTGGCAGTGGGCATGGTCGCCTCCTATGCGGGCGGCATTTCCGGGCGCAATGCCGGGCGTGTACATGTCGCGGTAGGGCAGACCTGTTTCACCATGCTCCCGACCTCGATCGGCCTGATCATTGCGGGCGGGCTGGGCTATGTGATCCTGGGTATCCTCTGCTTCCTGATGATCTTCGCCATGGCGGAAATCACCAAGACCACGCACCGGATCGTGCTGGAAGCCTTGCAGGGCAAGCATGAGAAGACGAACCTGGCGATCAAGTTTGAACGGCTGGCCCGCTTCGACAGCCTGACCGGGGTCGAAAATCGCATGGCGATGCACATGCGCCTGCGAGACCTGTTCGAGCACCGCATGTCCGATCGGGACGAGATGGCGGTGCTGTGGATGGATCTCGACCGATTCAAGGAAATCAACGACACATTGGGGCATATTGTCGGCGATCAGCTATTGTGCCAGGTGGCGGAACGGCTGACCCGTGCGCTGGATAGCCGCGGGCATGTCGCGCGCTTTGGCGGCGACGAATTCGTACTGATCTGCCCCGGGGCAGGGCGCTTCCAGGCGGAAACGATTGCCGCCGACATCGCGCGCGTGCTGGGGGGAGACTTTGAGGTTGGTGGCCATCACCTCACCGTTACCGCGTCGATGGGGATTGCCATCGCGCCGGAGGATGGCTGTGACGGTGATGAACTGCTGCAGCATGCCGACCTTGCCCTATACAAGGCCAAGCATGCCGGCCGGAACCGTCACGCCCGTTTCGACTGGAGCATGAAGGAGCGGCAGAACCGCACCTATGATCTGGAAACGGGGCTGCGCGGGGCGCTGGCCAATGGCGAACTGCAGCTTCATTATCAGCCGATATTCGACACCGAGACCGGTCGGATCACGATCTGCGAGGCGCTGATGCGCTGGCAGCATCCGGAATTGGGCTGGATATCCCCGGCCGAGTTCATTCCTATCGCCGAAAGCTCTGCCCTGATCGAGCCGATGACCAACTGGGCGCTCGAGCGGGCCTGCCGCGATGCCATGCTATGGCATGAGGATATTCGCGTTGCAGTGAATATCTCGCCTGCCCTTATCAAGACCGATGGCCTGCCCCGATCGGTCATTTCCGCATTGCTGGGATCCGGGCTGAAAGCCCGACGGCTGGAACTGGAAGTCACCGAATCGATCTTCCTGGAGGATGATCGTCGCACCCATCTTATCCTGGGCGAATTGCGGCGCATCGGGCTGCGGCTGGCGCTCGATGATTTCGGGACCGGCTATTCCTCACTTGGATCGCTGCGGACCCATGAATTCGATACGATCAAGGTCGACCAAAGCTTCATGCGGGGCGTGGACGAAAATCCGCGCGACAGGGCCATCGCCCAGTCCGTTGCGCATCTCGCCCGGGCGCTCGACGTGGAAACCGTCGCCGAAGGGATCGAGACCGAGGAACAACTGCGCTACGCCCGCGAGATCGGCTTCACCAACGTCCAGGGCTTCGTGCTGAGCCGACCGATCCCGCTGGAGGAGTTGCTGGTGCTGATCCGACAGAGCAGGGCCGATGTCGTGGATATGGCGGCGGTGATCCGTCAGCGCCGCCTGGCCTGA
- a CDS encoding universal stress protein: MPHVTIIVAVDVNTPDLARAAIAGAAEVAGDDTAVHLLYVRYYLPTRYSELLDGSFDEHEERDALAAMKAWASEAGLAPDRTHFLTRRGRVRDEVLTEAARLKANLVVIGSHQPSLTSKLLGSNASAIIHQSPVSILVVRTQAAE; encoded by the coding sequence ATGCCCCATGTCACGATCATCGTTGCCGTCGACGTCAACACCCCTGACCTCGCCCGTGCCGCCATAGCCGGCGCGGCGGAAGTGGCCGGGGACGATACGGCCGTCCATCTTCTCTATGTCCGCTATTATCTGCCGACCCGCTATTCCGAGCTGCTGGACGGCAGTTTCGACGAGCATGAGGAGCGCGATGCGCTGGCGGCGATGAAGGCATGGGCGAGCGAGGCCGGGCTGGCGCCCGATCGCACCCATTTCCTGACCCGGCGCGGGCGGGTGCGCGACGAGGTATTGACCGAGGCGGCGCGGCTGAAGGCCAATCTGGTGGTGATCGGTTCGCACCAGCCCTCGCTCACCTCCAAGCTGCTGGGGTCCAATGCGTCGGCGATCATCCACCAGTCGCCGGTCAGCATATTGGTGGTGCGGACGCAGGCAGCGGAATAG
- the map gene encoding type I methionyl aminopeptidase codes for MIKTPDEIALMAESGRLLASVFTLLDGLALAGMTTMAVNDLVETYITDQLHARPASKGQYGYGYVLNCSRNQVVCHGVPSDQERLEAGDIVNFDVTLEKGGYIADSSKTYMIGDVSPAARRLVQTSYEALWKGICAVRPGARLGDIGHAIERHAKRAGYSVVRDYCGHGIGREMHEEPQVLHFGKPGTGLVLREGMVFTIEPMLNQGRRMVRTQEDGWTVVTTDGKLSAQFEHSVAVTANGVRVLTLRPDEMPRA; via the coding sequence ATGATCAAGACGCCCGACGAAATCGCGCTGATGGCGGAATCGGGCCGTCTGCTCGCGTCCGTCTTCACCTTGCTCGACGGGCTGGCGCTCGCCGGCATGACGACGATGGCGGTCAATGATCTGGTGGAAACCTATATCACCGACCAGCTTCACGCCCGCCCCGCCAGCAAGGGGCAATATGGCTATGGCTATGTCCTCAACTGCTCGCGCAATCAGGTCGTCTGCCATGGCGTGCCCTCCGATCAGGAACGGCTGGAGGCAGGCGACATCGTCAACTTCGATGTCACGCTGGAAAAGGGCGGCTATATCGCCGACTCCAGCAAGACCTATATGATCGGCGATGTGTCGCCCGCCGCGCGCCGGCTGGTGCAGACAAGTTATGAGGCGTTGTGGAAGGGGATCTGCGCGGTCCGTCCCGGTGCGCGTCTGGGCGATATCGGCCATGCGATCGAGCGTCATGCCAAGCGCGCCGGCTATTCGGTGGTACGCGACTATTGCGGCCATGGCATTGGTCGCGAGATGCACGAAGAACCGCAGGTGCTGCATTTCGGCAAGCCCGGCACAGGCCTTGTCCTGCGTGAGGGCATGGTGTTCACGATCGAACCGATGCTGAATCAGGGGCGCCGCATGGTCCGCACGCAAGAGGATGGCTGGACCGTCGTTACCACCGACGGCAAGCTGTCGGCCCAGTTCGAGCATAGCGTCGCGGTGACCGCCAATGGCGTGCGCGTCCTGACGCTGCGGCCCGACGAGATGCCGCGCGCGTGA
- a CDS encoding NAD(P)-dependent oxidoreductase — MKIAIIGGSGRAGREISAELARRGHQVTAISRHPENAVQDAGVTAIAGDVKDAAALSALLAGHDVVVSAVMFADTDPASLVGAVRASGVARYLVVGGAGSLEVAPGVKLIDTPEFPEAYKAEAGRGGDFLTYLRGVEDLDWTFLSPSALFFVGDRKGHFRLGTDQLLVDGEGNSSISYADYAIALADEIETPKHSRQRFTVGY; from the coding sequence ATGAAGATCGCGATCATCGGCGGCAGCGGCCGTGCGGGACGGGAAATCAGCGCGGAACTGGCCCGCCGCGGCCATCAGGTGACGGCGATCTCGCGCCATCCCGAAAATGCGGTGCAGGACGCCGGCGTCACCGCCATCGCCGGCGACGTCAAGGATGCGGCTGCGCTCAGTGCGCTGCTTGCCGGCCATGATGTGGTGGTGAGCGCCGTGATGTTCGCCGACACCGATCCGGCATCGCTGGTCGGCGCGGTCCGCGCGTCGGGCGTGGCGCGCTATCTGGTGGTCGGCGGCGCCGGCAGCCTGGAGGTCGCGCCGGGCGTCAAGCTGATCGACACGCCGGAATTCCCCGAAGCTTATAAGGCCGAAGCCGGCCGGGGTGGCGATTTCCTCACCTATCTGCGCGGCGTCGAGGATCTCGACTGGACCTTCCTCTCGCCCTCCGCCCTGTTCTTCGTCGGCGATCGCAAGGGGCATTTCCGCCTCGGCACCGATCAGTTGCTGGTCGATGGCGAGGGCAATAGCAGCATTTCCTACGCCGACTATGCCATCGCGCTCGCCGACGAGATCGAAACGCCGAAACATAGCCGCCAGCGCTTCACCGTGGGTTATTGA
- a CDS encoding GNAT family N-acetyltransferase translates to MHPLDHPVWNALVSSWSPLMQGDALAKRIDPRYGPFAAATDAGAQAQAALAALVPTDGELWLVGPDAVTPPPGRTVVRTALLAQMTATAILPRPASAPSPCWRILDEADAAEMRTLALLTKPGPFHPLTHRLGRFIGVHDADGRLVAMAGERMRMPGFAEVSGVCTHPDARGRGYAGALMRIVMQAMLDRGETPFLHAYASHDKTIALYETLGFNVRAQLPMMVLTA, encoded by the coding sequence ATGCACCCGCTTGATCACCCCGTCTGGAATGCCCTTGTCAGCAGTTGGTCCCCCCTGATGCAGGGCGACGCCCTCGCAAAGCGGATCGACCCGCGCTACGGCCCGTTTGCGGCGGCGACCGATGCCGGCGCGCAGGCGCAGGCAGCACTGGCCGCACTGGTGCCGACGGATGGGGAATTGTGGCTGGTCGGTCCCGATGCGGTTACGCCACCACCCGGGCGAACGGTCGTCAGGACCGCCCTGCTGGCCCAGATGACCGCCACGGCGATCCTGCCCCGTCCTGCGTCTGCTCCATCCCCATGCTGGCGGATATTGGACGAGGCTGACGCCGCCGAAATGCGGACCCTGGCATTGCTGACAAAGCCCGGCCCCTTCCACCCCCTTACCCATCGCTTAGGCCGCTTCATCGGCGTGCATGACGCGGACGGCCGATTGGTTGCGATGGCAGGCGAGCGGATGCGCATGCCGGGCTTTGCGGAAGTCAGCGGCGTGTGCACCCACCCCGATGCGCGTGGCCGGGGCTATGCCGGCGCACTGATGCGAATCGTGATGCAGGCAATGCTGGACCGGGGGGAAACGCCTTTCCTCCATGCCTATGCCAGCCATGACAAGACGATCGCGCTCTATGAGACGCTGGGTTTCAATGTGCGGGCGCAACTGCCGATGATGGTGCTGACCGCCTGA
- a CDS encoding crotonase/enoyl-CoA hydratase family protein: protein MIDSGRFNAAEERDATAAQSVEVDDFQLPDAARESVSTSPTRSNLFDLGQIDVSWDAAAETLWAFMTPANRPNFSMAMLRDVRHWYAESKRLFDTGQLPVKYMVAGSRFPGVFNLGGDLELFAGCIERGDLPGLVEYGHACIDVVHRTWRNGDLPVVSIALAQGDALGGGFEALLCFDVVIAERSARFGLPEMLFGLFPGMGAYSILARKLGRLAAERMILSGKVFSAEEMYDMGIVHTLVEDGEGEQAVRDFIATNRPHHAGHVGVFDAGRRVDPLHYEELKDIVENWAASALKTDLKDLRMMRRLASAQTRLTK from the coding sequence ATGATTGATTCAGGACGGTTTAATGCGGCCGAAGAACGAGACGCGACAGCAGCGCAGTCGGTTGAGGTCGATGACTTCCAGCTACCGGACGCCGCTAGGGAAAGCGTGTCGACCTCGCCAACTCGATCGAACCTGTTCGATCTTGGCCAGATCGATGTCAGCTGGGATGCCGCCGCCGAAACGCTGTGGGCCTTCATGACCCCGGCGAATCGCCCCAATTTCAGCATGGCCATGCTGCGCGACGTCCGCCACTGGTATGCCGAATCCAAGCGGCTGTTTGATACGGGCCAGTTGCCCGTCAAATATATGGTCGCAGGCTCGCGTTTCCCCGGCGTGTTCAATCTGGGTGGCGACCTGGAATTGTTCGCCGGCTGCATCGAGCGCGGTGACCTGCCTGGCCTGGTCGAATATGGCCATGCCTGCATTGACGTGGTGCATCGCACCTGGCGCAATGGCGATCTGCCGGTGGTCTCGATCGCCCTGGCCCAGGGCGATGCGCTCGGCGGCGGGTTCGAGGCGCTGCTCTGCTTCGACGTCGTGATTGCCGAACGTAGCGCACGCTTCGGCTTGCCTGAAATGCTGTTTGGCCTCTTCCCCGGCATGGGTGCCTATTCGATCCTCGCCCGCAAGCTGGGGCGACTGGCGGCCGAACGCATGATCCTGTCGGGCAAGGTCTTCAGTGCCGAAGAAATGTACGACATGGGCATCGTCCACACGCTGGTCGAGGATGGCGAAGGCGAACAGGCCGTGCGCGACTTCATCGCCACCAACCGCCCGCACCATGCCGGCCATGTCGGCGTCTTTGACGCGGGCCGGCGCGTCGATCCGCTCCACTATGAAGAGCTCAAGGATATCGTGGAAAATTGGGCTGCGTCCGCACTCAAGACGGACCTCAAGGATTTGCGCATGATGCGTCGTCTTGCCTCGGCGCAGACGCGCCTGACCAAATAG
- the yghU gene encoding glutathione-dependent disulfide-bond oxidoreductase: MTDSYTPPAVWIWDKDKGGAFANINRPIAGATHDKPLPVGPHPLQLYSLGTPNGQKVTILLEELLEAGVAQAEYDAWLIRIGDGDQFGSGFVDVNPNSKIPALMDHSVSPPQRVFESGAILLYLAEKFGRFLPTDPAKRTAALSWLFWQMGSAPILGGGFGHFFAYAPEKYEYPINRYTMEVKRQLDVLDRHLAENDYLAGDEYSIADIAVWPWYAGVLLNRVYGAAEFLDAGSYTHVLRWANQIDARPAVKRGRIVNKTNGPLEDQLHERHDAGDFATKTQDKLEGVA, encoded by the coding sequence ATGACCGACAGCTATACCCCGCCCGCCGTCTGGATTTGGGACAAGGACAAGGGCGGCGCCTTTGCCAATATCAACCGGCCGATCGCCGGCGCCACCCATGACAAGCCATTGCCGGTCGGCCCGCATCCGCTCCAGCTCTATTCGCTGGGCACGCCCAATGGGCAGAAGGTCACGATCCTGCTGGAGGAGTTGCTGGAGGCGGGCGTCGCGCAGGCCGAATATGATGCCTGGCTGATCCGCATCGGCGATGGCGACCAGTTCGGCAGCGGCTTTGTCGACGTCAATCCCAACAGCAAGATCCCCGCGCTGATGGACCATAGCGTGTCGCCGCCGCAGCGCGTGTTCGAATCCGGTGCGATCCTGCTCTATCTGGCCGAGAAGTTCGGCAGGTTCCTGCCGACCGACCCGGCCAAGCGCACCGCGGCGCTGAGCTGGCTGTTCTGGCAGATGGGCAGCGCGCCGATCCTGGGCGGCGGCTTTGGCCATTTCTTCGCCTATGCGCCGGAAAAATACGAATATCCGATCAACCGCTACACAATGGAAGTGAAGCGGCAGCTCGACGTGCTGGACCGGCATCTGGCGGAGAATGACTATCTGGCGGGCGACGAATATTCGATCGCCGATATTGCGGTGTGGCCCTGGTATGCGGGCGTGCTGCTGAACCGGGTCTATGGCGCGGCGGAATTTCTGGACGCGGGCAGCTACACCCATGTGCTGCGCTGGGCGAACCAGATCGATGCGCGCCCGGCGGTGAAGCGCGGGAGGATCGTCAACAAGACCAACGGGCCGCTGGAGGATCAGCTGCACGAGCGGCATGATGCCGGCGACTTTGCCACGAAGACGCAGGACAAGCTGGAGGGGGTAGCTTAA
- the groL gene encoding chaperonin GroEL (60 kDa chaperone family; promotes refolding of misfolded polypeptides especially under stressful conditions; forms two stacked rings of heptamers to form a barrel-shaped 14mer; ends can be capped by GroES; misfolded proteins enter the barrel where they are refolded when GroES binds), with protein sequence MAAKDVKFSRDARERILRGVDILADAVKVTLGPKGRNVVIDKSFGAPRITKDGVSVAKEIELKDKFENMGAQMVREVASKTNDIAGDGTTTATVLAQAIVREGMKSVAAGMNPMDLKRGIDLAVAKVVEDIQSRSKPVSGSAEVAQVGIISANGDVEVGEKIAEAMEKVGKEGVITVEEAKGLDFELDVVEGMQFDRGYLSPYFITNPEKMAVELADPYILIHEKKLSNLQSILPILEAVVQSGRPLLIIAEDIEGEALATLVVNKLRGGLKVAAVKAPGFGDRRKAMLEDIAVLTKGEVISEDLGIKLENVTLGMLGTAKRVTIDKDNTTIVDGAGDADSIKGRTEQIRAQIEVTTSDYDREKLQERLAKLAGGVAVIKVGGATEVEVKERKDRVDDALHATRAAVEEGIVPGGGTALLYATKVLDGIAGANDDQTRGIDIVRKSLTALVRQIASNAGQDGAVVSGKLLDQDDTSFGFNAATDTYENLVAAGVIDPTKVVRTALQNAASVAGLLITTEAAISELPEDKSAVPAMPGGMGGMGGMDF encoded by the coding sequence ATGGCAGCGAAGGACGTAAAGTTTTCGCGTGACGCTCGTGAGCGCATCCTGCGCGGCGTCGACATCCTGGCCGACGCGGTCAAGGTGACCCTTGGCCCGAAGGGCCGCAACGTCGTCATCGACAAGAGCTTCGGCGCGCCCCGCATCACCAAGGACGGTGTGTCGGTCGCCAAAGAAATCGAACTGAAGGACAAGTTCGAGAATATGGGCGCCCAGATGGTGCGCGAAGTCGCTTCGAAGACCAACGACATCGCCGGTGACGGCACCACCACCGCGACTGTCCTGGCCCAGGCCATCGTGCGCGAAGGCATGAAGTCGGTTGCCGCCGGCATGAACCCGATGGACCTGAAGCGCGGCATCGATCTCGCCGTCGCCAAGGTTGTCGAGGACATCCAGTCGCGCTCGAAGCCGGTTTCGGGTTCGGCCGAAGTCGCCCAGGTCGGCATCATCTCGGCCAATGGCGACGTGGAAGTCGGCGAGAAGATCGCCGAAGCCATGGAAAAGGTCGGCAAGGAAGGCGTCATCACCGTGGAAGAGGCCAAGGGTCTCGACTTCGAGCTGGACGTTGTCGAAGGCATGCAGTTCGACCGCGGCTACCTGTCGCCCTACTTCATCACCAACCCGGAAAAGATGGCCGTCGAGCTGGCTGATCCCTACATCCTGATCCACGAGAAGAAGCTCTCGAATCTGCAGTCGATCCTGCCGATCCTGGAAGCCGTGGTTCAGTCGGGCCGTCCGCTCCTGATCATCGCCGAGGACATCGAAGGCGAAGCGCTGGCGACCCTGGTCGTCAACAAGCTGCGCGGCGGCCTGAAGGTTGCTGCGGTCAAGGCACCGGGCTTCGGCGATCGCCGCAAGGCCATGCTGGAAGACATCGCCGTCCTGACCAAGGGCGAAGTGATCTCGGAAGACCTGGGCATCAAGCTCGAAAACGTCACCTTGGGCATGCTCGGCACCGCCAAGCGCGTCACCATCGACAAGGACAACACGACCATCGTCGATGGCGCCGGTGATGCCGACTCGATCAAGGGCCGTACCGAGCAGATCCGTGCGCAGATCGAAGTCACCACTTCGGACTATGACCGTGAAAAGCTGCAGGAACGCCTGGCCAAGCTGGCTGGCGGTGTTGCCGTCATCAAGGTTGGCGGTGCGACCGAAGTCGAAGTCAAGGAGCGCAAGGATCGCGTCGACGACGCCCTGCACGCGACCCGCGCTGCCGTCGAAGAAGGCATCGTCCCCGGTGGTGGTACGGCGCTGCTCTACGCGACCAAGGTTCTCGACGGTATTGCCGGTGCCAATGACGACCAGACCCGCGGCATCGACATCGTCCGCAAGTCGCTGACCGCTCTGGTTCGCCAGATCGCCAGCAACGCCGGTCAGGACGGCGCTGTCGTCTCGGGCAAGCTGCTCGACCAGGACGACACCTCGTTCGGCTTCAACGCGGCGACCGACACCTATGAAAACCTGGTCGCCGCTGGCGTCATCGACCCGACCAAGGTCGTGCGCACCGCGCTCCAGAACGCTGCCTCGGTTGCTGGTCTGCTGATCACCACCGAAGCCGCCATCTCGGAACTGCCGGAAGACAAGTCGGCTGTTCCCGCGATGCCGGGCGGCATGGGCGGCATGGGCGGCATGGACTTCTAA